The region GCTCCTCGGGGGTCGAGGCCCCGGTGCCGCGCCGCCGGATCTCCTGGCGCAGGAACGGCGGCGCGGTCCCCTCGATCGCTTCGACGATGTCCAGCACGGTGATGTGCTCGGCGGGCGGGGCCGGCGGGTCACGGCGCGTCAGCCCGCCCTCCGGGGCCTGCGCCGGCAGCATCGCGCGGTGCAGGCCCCACTCCACGCCCTGTGACAGCTTCATGGAGACAGCCTCGACACAGAATCCTGGACATCCGCCCTCTCTAAATACCGGCATGCGCCTCGCGCATACGGCTCAGGATGTCCCGCAGGATGGCCGGCGACGTACCGAAGTTGAGCCGGACGAAGCCCTCGCCGCCGGGCCCGAAGGCGCGGCCGTCGTTCAGCAGGACGCGGGCCTTCTCCAGGAAGAACGTATAGGGATCGGTGCCGAGGCCGAGCGCGCGGCAGTCCAGCCACGCGAGGAAGCTCGCCTCCGGGACCCGGTAGCCGATGCCGTCCGGCACCTCCTCGCGCACCAGCGCGGCGTTGCGTGCCAGGACCGGCCGCAGCCGCGACAGCCAGGAGTCACCGTCCCGCCAGGCCGCGAGGGTGGCGGCCACGCCGAACGTGTTGGGCTCGCCGTACAGATGCGTCGGGCGCGACAGGGCCGCGCGCACCTCGGCCGCACCGACGTGGGCGACGGCGCAGCGCACCCCCGGAACGTTGAACGCCTTGGTCGCGGACGTCAGGGTCACCGTCCGTGCGGCCACCTCCGGCGACAGGGAGGCGAAGGGGATGTGCCGGTGCGGATCGTGCACGAGATCGGAGTGGATCTCGTCGGAGACGACCAGCAGGTCATGACGCAGGGCCAGTTCGGCGAGCGTCTCCAGCTCCTCGCGGCGCAGCACCCGCCCCGTCGGGTTGTGCGGGTTGACCAGCAGCAGCACCCGGCAGCCGCCGTCCGCCAGTTCACGGTCGAGCCGCTCGGAGTCGAAGACCCAGCCCTCGTTGTGCAGGGTGTACGGGACGGGGTGGACGCGCCGTTCCATGCTCGTCACCGTCTCCAGGAAGGGCGGATACGTCGGCGTGTGCACGGCGACACCGTCACCGGGGCCGGTGGCGACCCGCAGGACGGCCTGGAGGCCCTGGTTGATGTCGGTGAACTCCCGTACGTGACCGGGGTCGAGCACCCAGCCGTAGCGCTCCCGCATCCGTTCGGCGAACGCCGTCCGCAGCGGGATCTGCGTGGGCCGCCCGTCCCACGAGGGGTATCCCAGATCCTCGTCCACGCACCGCAGCAGGGCCTCCCGCACGGCGGGGGCCGGCGGGAAGTCCATCTCGGCGATCCACGCCGGAAGCACGTCCGGCTCGGCCCGGCTCCACTTCACTCCCGGGCGACGGGTCAGCGCGTGGACGTCGAGGTCGTCGAACATGGCCTGGTCTTCTCCTGTCATCGGTGGCTCTCCGCTCCTGTCATCGGTGGTTCTCCAGCCGTTCCGGCCGGC is a window of Streptomyces rubradiris DNA encoding:
- a CDS encoding MalY/PatB family protein → MTGEDQAMFDDLDVHALTRRPGVKWSRAEPDVLPAWIAEMDFPPAPAVREALLRCVDEDLGYPSWDGRPTQIPLRTAFAERMRERYGWVLDPGHVREFTDINQGLQAVLRVATGPGDGVAVHTPTYPPFLETVTSMERRVHPVPYTLHNEGWVFDSERLDRELADGGCRVLLLVNPHNPTGRVLRREELETLAELALRHDLLVVSDEIHSDLVHDPHRHIPFASLSPEVAARTVTLTSATKAFNVPGVRCAVAHVGAAEVRAALSRPTHLYGEPNTFGVAATLAAWRDGDSWLSRLRPVLARNAALVREEVPDGIGYRVPEASFLAWLDCRALGLGTDPYTFFLEKARVLLNDGRAFGPGGEGFVRLNFGTSPAILRDILSRMREAHAGI